In a genomic window of Bombina bombina isolate aBomBom1 chromosome 8, aBomBom1.pri, whole genome shotgun sequence:
- the LOC128638510 gene encoding zinc finger protein OZF — protein sequence MEKESNCHEEHNLTKSHKEDSEICNIIHVENIQDNTKTNKTITVNAYKCNGGRNSKSARLNNCFKSQKFYIHPIDIVKHQEILKKEMLVSIESRNSLTDECDHLAEENIHMGKRQFVCFDCGKGFSQNASLIRHQRVHTGEKPFLCSECGKCFSRASLLIEHKRIHTGEKPFACSDCGKCFSQPSSLTAHKRIHTGEKPFVCSDCGKSFTQKSSLVTHQKIHTGEKPFKCSECGKCFTLNSNLVKHLITHKGEKTLMCSECGKCFSCNLALLTHQKIHTGEKPFACSECEKSFSRAFLLVIHKRTHTGEKPFVCSECGKCFTQSSNLIIHKRTHTGEKQFACVNCGKRFSQNSDLVTHQRIHTGEKPFACSECGKCFTQNSYLVTHKRIHTGEKPFACSECGKCFSSSSNLITHQKIHTGEKPFVCSKCGKCFISQSNLVSHYRIHT from the coding sequence ATGGAGAAGGAATCGAATTGTCATGAAGAACACAATCTTACAAAATCCCACAAGGAAGACTCAGAAATATGTAACATTATTCATGTTGAAAACATTCAAGACAACACCAAGACAAATAAAACTATAACAGTAAATGCGTATAAATGCAATGGTGGCAGAAATAGTAAGTCCGCTAGATTGAATAACTGCTTTAAAAGTCAGAAATTTTACATACACCCCATAGATATTGTTAAACATCAGGAAATTCTCAAAAAAGAAATGTTGGTTTCAATAGAAAGTAGAAACAGTTTAACAGATGAATGTGATCATTTAGCAGAAGAGAACATTCATATGGGAAAAAGGCAATTTGTATGTTTTGATTGTGGGAAAGGTTTTAGCCAAAATGCCAGTCTGATTCGACATCAGAGAGTGCATACAGGAGAAAAACcatttttatgttctgaatgtgggaaatgcttTAGCCGAGCATCCCTTCTAATTGAACATAAAagaattcacacaggggaaaaaccaTTTGCTTGTTCTGATTGTGGAAAGTGTTTTAGCCAGCCATCCAGTCTTACAGCACATAAGCGGATTCACACAGGTGAAAAGCCGTTTGTGTGTTCTgattgtgggaaaagttttactcaAAAATCAAGTCTTGTTACACATCAAAAAATCCACACGGGCGAAAAACCCTTcaaatgttctgaatgtggaaaatgttttacattgaATTCAAATCTAGTGAAACACCTCATAACTCACAAAGGAGAAAAAACACTGATGTGTTCTGAGTGTGGTAAATGTTTCAGTTGCAACTTAGCGCTACTTACACACCAGAAaattcacacaggggagaaaccatttGCATGTTCTGAATGTGAAAAAAGTTTTAGCCGAGCATTTCTTCTTGTTATCCATAAGAGaactcacacaggagaaaagccatttgTATGTtcagaatgtgggaaatgttttacgcaGAGTTCAAATCTTATTATACATAAAAGgactcacacaggagaaaagcaatTTGCGTGTGTAAACTGTGGCAAACGTTTCTCTCAGAATTCAGACCTCGTGACGCATCagagaattcacacaggagaaaaaccattTGCCTGTTcggagtgtgggaaatgttttacccagAACTCATATCTTGTTACTCATaagaggattcacacaggagaaaaaccattTGCATGTTCAGAATGTGGCAAATGTTTTAGCAGCTCATCAAATCTTATTACACACCAAAAAATTCACACGGGTGAAAAACCATTTGTTTGTTCTAAATGTGGCAAATGTTTTATCAGTCAATCAAATCTTGTATCACATTACAGAATTCAcacataa